In Actinoplanes derwentensis, the following proteins share a genomic window:
- a CDS encoding acyl carrier protein: MNNIATIRQFVIEEFLPDVPADQLTDDLDLMESGVVDSLGVLKLIAWVEDRFELVVDDTALDPDNFRSVDAIDAFIARSGVPAAGGR; the protein is encoded by the coding sequence ATGAACAACATCGCAACGATCCGGCAGTTCGTCATCGAGGAGTTCCTCCCGGACGTGCCCGCCGACCAGCTGACCGACGACCTCGACCTGATGGAGAGCGGCGTCGTCGACAGCCTGGGCGTGCTCAAGCTGATCGCCTGGGTGGAGGACCGCTTCGAACTGGTCGTCGACGACACCGCCCTCGACCCGGACAACTTCCGGTCGGTCGACGCCATCGACGCCTTCATCGCCCGTTCCGGGGTTCCCGCGGCCGGGGGGCGCTGA